The Oncorhynchus tshawytscha isolate Ot180627B linkage group LG08, Otsh_v2.0, whole genome shotgun sequence genome window below encodes:
- the LOC112256677 gene encoding rho-related GTP-binding protein RhoV, with translation MMQPPDDFQGKHNETIISCMLVGDGAVGKTSMIISYISNGYPNEYRQTAFDVFTGLVTVDGIPVQIQLMDTAGQEEFDNFRSMFYNQIDVFIICFSVVNPVSFHNITSKWIPQIRTFNSASPIILVGTQSDLRHDVGILIHLDQLRVKPVVNSQARRLAEKIRAHDYVECSALTQKNLKEAFDSAIFAAVKHKACEKAKKLKLFGRAKTFSSGGWKKFFCFM, from the exons ATGATGCAGCCCCCTGATGATTTCCAAGGAAAGCACAATGAGACAATCATTAGTTGTATGTTGGTTGGGGATGGTGCTGTGGGGAAAACCAGCATGATTATAAGTTACATCTCAAATGGATACCCAAACGAATACCGTCAGACGGCCTTTGACGTCTTCACCG GATTGGTTACAGTAGATGGGATTCCAGTACAAATCCAGTTGATGGACACTGCAGGACAG GAGGAATTTGATAATTTTCGCTCCATGTTTTACAATCAAATAGATGTCTTCATCATTTGCTTTAGTGTTGTCAACCCAGTGTCTTTCCACAACATCACTTCAAAATGGATCCCACAGATCCGCACCTTCAATTCTGCTTCACCCATAATTTTAGTGGGGACCCAGTCTGACCTCCGGCATGATGTTGGCATCCTTATCCATCTGGACCAGCTGAGGGTCAAGCCAGTGGTGAACTCCCAGGCCAGGCGTCTGGCAGAGAAGATCAGAGCCCACGACTATGTGGAGTGTTCCGCACTGACCCAGAAGAACCTAAAAGAAGCATTTGACTCTGCTATCTTTGCTGCCGTCAAGCACAAGGCCTGTGAGAAAGCAAAGAAGCTCAAACTATTTGGTCGTGCAAAGACTTTTTCTAGTGGGGGGTGGAAGAAGTTCTTCTGCTTCATGTGA